CCTCCTGGAGCCTTTGACTCACTGCTTAAACAGTGAACCCGTAGACAGTCCACCCTCACACAGGTACTTATTCAGGCAGACCGCTGGGGAACAGACCCTGGGCAACCTTCAGGAGAATCCCCACTTGTGTCTTCCTGTGAAATTCCATGCCACTCTCTTCCTAACACAAACACCCCTGCATGTGCTCTTTCACACAGCCCCAAGATGTggtgcctcctcctgctgctctgcgcCCAAGGAATTGCCTTCTCAGTGGGATTCACAACACCCCCCACTCTGAATTCAGACAACAGGAAGACTCACAACCCCGAATGCTTTATGAATGTTGTAAGTTGGGTCATTTTCTACCTCTTTCTTTCTAAATTGACTCTCCAATTACCACTACCACTGCCCCACCACTACAAGTCCCTGTCATGAGACTAAAAGTAGACCCTCTTCAAAGGGGTCATTCCAGCATTGTGATAGGGAGCACCTGCCTAGAAGAAACCTTAATGCTGCTATCCAAAAATTCTGAGCTGCCAGAGAGAAGACTTCCTTTGCAGTAGAGGCAAAGGCTGGTTTCTAGTCTCAAGGGAGGCAAAGTCCTCCCCTTCTGTAACAACCTGTTTGCTCAGTACAGTGGCAAGGTAGGATGAACCCCTTCTTCAAACAGCAGATTCTCACAACACAAAGTAATCCAAGACCCCTTGCTCTGAATCACCAGATTTCCTCGCAATAGTGGCAAGAGTGTGATAGGTGATGCTGAGAGCGAGTCTGTAATAGGAGATCCACCCTACCCAGCTTGCCTagaatcgtggaatcatagaatagaatcatagaatcattttggttggaagagacctttaagatcatcaagtccaatcattgacctagcactgccaagttaccactaaaccatgtccccacaCCACATccacacgtcttttaaatacctccagggatggtgactcaaccacttccctgggcagcatgttccaaggcttgataaccctttttcagtgcagaaatttttcctaatatccaatctaaacctcccctagtgcaacttgaggccatttcctcttgtcctatcgcttgttacttgggagaagagaccaacccccacctcgctacaacctcctttcaggtagttgcagaaagtgataaggtctcccctcagcctccttttctccaggctgaacaatctcagctccctcagccactcctcataagacttgttctccagacccctcaccagatttgttgtccttctctggacacgctccagcacctccatgtcttccttgtagtgaagggcccaaaactgaacacagtatttgggGTAGTGCCtcgccagtgctgagtacagagggacaatcacttccctagtcctgctggtcacactattcctgatacaggccaggatgctgttggcctttttgccccacctgggcacactgctggcttatattcagccaCCTGTCAACAAACACTCCAGGTGcatttctgctgggcagctttccagctagtcttccccaggcctgtagcactgcatggggtcattgtgacccatgtgcaggaccccgcacttggccttgttgaacctcataccattggcctcagcccatcaatccagcctgtccagatccctctgcagagccatcctaccctcaaacagatcaatactcccacccaacttgatgttgtctgcaaacttactgagggtgctcTTAATCCCTTTgtccaaatcattgataaagatattaaagagaaccagtgTTCCTCCACGCAGCTCAGCCAGGTTAACCTCCAAAACAGGATGGCTTTATCCAAGCTGTTTAATAGCATCATCCCCAAAGTCTAAAAGAACAAAGATGCATCCAGGAAAAGTGGTGGAGAGTACTGGGATACTCAGAGAAAAGCTACTCCCAGGACAGTCCTACCACATGACAGCACATACAATCAAGTTACAGGGCCCAGAAACTGTCTTATTTACTGCACAGGTGAGCTCTGTCATCCTGACACTCTTATAAGCCTGTGTAGTGCTTGGATGTCACTGCTACAGCAATTACTACCTAGCCAAAACATAAGCAATATGCAGTATGTCAGGAGACCTCCAAGTCTAACTAGATGCAAACGCAGAGCTTGGTATTTCAATTTGAGAGGTACAATGTTAAAGAGCATACACAAACCACATCACACAAACACAGCTCAACTACTCTCGCTGCCGTTTGCATCCTCCAGCCTCCATGGCTATGTTATAGCATATATCTGATCATTCCCGAAAGAGAAAGGCATGAGTTGTACTGTCCTACAAGAATTTCTTTCGGGTCCCTTCCTACCAGAACAACACAGAGCAGTAGAGAAAAAGCCAGTTCTATGTTATCATATTAATCTCCCTGGCATGTTCTTGGCTAGCTTCACATTCCTCTATAGAAATAGCCTCTAGACACCTTCTTCACAAACCTCTACATCGTAAATGCATGTTAACAAGCTCTCCTTTGGCTTCCCACAGACTGAAATTATCAGATATCATGGGTACCCCAGTGAGGAATACGAAGTTACCACGCAGGATGGATACATTCTTGCTGTTTTCAGAATTCCTGCAGGGAGGAACAGCCAAAATACAGGTGTGAGTTACAGGACATATGGAAAGTCTGAGAGTTGGCTCTCACACGCGTCCCCCATCTTTCCCCTTTGCACATGCAATGGCATGTTCCACACCTTTCCATCTCAGCAAGAGCATCTAGTCAGGAATGTGGCCTGAATTCTGTATATAGGTTAAAAAACTCCTGCAAAACCAATCTCCGCACCCCAGTTTTAACTACATATTACTTACTACTACAGCATAAGAAAACCCTCttcttttccagggaaaaagcCTGCAGTCTTGCTACACCATGGTACTTTAGGAGATTCTACTCACTGGATCTCTAACCTGCCCAACAACAGTCTAGGCTTCATCCTAGCAGATGCTGGCTATGATGTCTGGATGGGAAACAGCCGAGGAGACACGTGGTCTTTAAAACACAAGACCCTTAATCCCAGCCAGAAAGAGTTCTGGCAGTTCAGGTACTCGGTGGAGGAAGAATTACTGAAGAAAGCAACATTCAGGGGACTAGCAAGACTGGGCAGTTAATATTGGGATGCAGAATCTTTCCCTTTCTGGTTATATGAAAATATCCCCTTCTGGTTATATGAAAATATCGCCTTCTGGATTATATGAAAACCCTAATTATTTTCATATAATCTGACTTCAAGTGGGACATGCAACATCTAAGGAGACTAGACCAACTCTTTTCTCCAGATGCAGCCACTTCTGGGGGGTCATGAGAAGGGCTTGGCTACGCAATCTGACAGGTCCTTCTGGAATCAGCACATACAGAAGCAAAGCTGGAAGTACACAGGTCACCTTTGTCCGTACACAGGTCACCTTTGTCCATACACAGTGAGGTCACCTTTGTCCACACACAGTGCTGCTTTCTTTGGGGAGAAGACTTCCAAAACTGGGAGGCATCAATAAtcttgaagtctcccaccagatACCATGTCCCAAGTGCAGACAGGAGAGGAGACTGCCCAGCTCAGTCTAGAAATCTGATGTATCACAACTGATGTTAACTGagagataaatattttttgtaatctATGTTGGTGAAAGCAATGATTACAATCACGTCTGGAAGAGCCTCTGCTAATAGACAAAACCTTTGCAGAGAGCCCAAGGCATGGGGCAGCCTGGCAGCACAGCTGCGTCCCTCTACCCCCTTCCCCAACTCAAGCAAGAATGCAAAGCGTGCAACCTCACCTTTCAATGGGTCCTGCTTGGCGCAATGAGCAAAACTGACAGTCAGTAACTCACACTGTGACAGCCAAACTGCCTGCTAGctttttgtgtttctcccctgTAGCTTCGATGAAATGGGTAAATACGATATTCCAGCAGAGCTGTACTTCATCATGAATAAAACCGGGCAGAGGGATGTATACTATATTGGTCACTCGGAAGCTTCAGCTGCAGGTAACATTAGGGCTGCCTGAGTTCAAAACAGTTAGTGTTAGTGTCTATGATTTATATATAAGATCCATGAGTAGATATTGGGGTTTATGCCATGGTGTGCCATTgccattttacaaaaataaactcagaaacaaaggagaaaatgggTGGAAGTGGCACGTGGCCACATTCTTagacaattattttcctttattctccTACCTGCATTCTAAGGGTCCTTTTGCAGAATGAATCATTCAGGCCAAGACACCACCTTCTTTGTCTTTAGATACCTATGTTCTAGGCAACCAGTTAAAGTTCTCACAAATATATCAGTGGAGAAATGTAGATGTGTTCAGAAAACAGGATGGGATGCAcctcttttttggttttccttccttccttccttccttccttccttccttccttccttccttccttccttccttccttccccattcTCTTCCTTTATGTGTGCATTCACCCTCACCTGAGTTTGTACTTAGTTACATGTAAAAATCTGCTCATAATCCTCAGACAATTTTTGTATCACTGTGTGACAGTGTAAACCTATAAGGTCTTTTAGAGATTGCAAGCTGAAAAACTCATTATTTTATTAGAGTTTGGAGAACTTTAACgggaatttgaaataaaaatatctgattaATGCGTCTTCTCCCCCCAAAATGGCCTTAACACCACATTGTCAATTCTGAGAAAATCAGTGTCTGGACATGCTCTAATGAACCTGTATCCTTAGAATGAACTCTGCCTCCCAAATGAAAGTTTCAAGAATCACACATTTCCCTTGGGTCTGCAGCATAGAAATGGCAACAGCCAATGGGCTGCTAATCTAGTCTCACTTCTTCGCTGGCtactgcttttttgtttatttggtctGTGGAGATCTCTTCAATAATTTGACtggtgttttttgtgtttgcagGCTTCATAGCATTTTCCACTTATCCTGAGTTGGCTCAAAGGGTTAAAGTGTTCTTTGCTGTGGGACCAGTAACCACAATCACACATGCTACCAGTCCTCTGGTAACATTTGCACGTCTTCCTGGATCACTGATCAGGGTATGTCATTCCTCTTTCTAAAAGACATAATCGTCTGCCTTGTCTCTACTGGACTCACTCAAGCTGAACCGATTTTAAGGGGGTGATGAGTTAGGAATTAATTCAGTGTATCAGGCTGATGACAGTGCTGGTAGACTTCAGATTTTCCACAGAGCTAAGCTGCAAGACTTGGCATGGTATCTCTTTTGCAACTTCTTTAAGATAACAGGCATACTTTCACCATTATTTGTTGAAATCAAGTATTTTTGAAGGAAACTCACAAACACCAGAATAAAAGGAGTCTAACGTAGTCTACTAAATCTAGGCTTAGGCACTAGTAGAAAACTACAAATAAGAGATTTCGCATCTTAATTTTATTATACATGCAGCTCATTTATGCTTGTGAAATATTCACTTGTAAAATGATAAAGGAAACTTAAAGGGAAACACCTATTTCACACCAGAATTTACCAGTTTAGTAAAATTTGCTGGGAATGGTGGAAATCCTGCATGCTAAACTTAATGTTAAACTGCAGGAGCACATCCTCTTTCTGGCCAAGCTGTACCCATTATGTGACTATAGAGCATCCAGCTCTGCATCCTCCTCATTTGTCCTCTCCCTCTTTTACGCAGTAGCAATACTCACAGTACAGTTTGTGTACCTGCCTGGAAGAAATATTAGGGCAAAAAGGGACTTCCTGTACTCTGCAGTCACGAGTGCAGCCAACTGCCCTTTCTCACTGAGGTCAACGCACTACAGTCAGACGGACAGTGACTCGTGCCTAATAATAAGAAGCAGGAAGAACATCTGGTGTGCTCTTGGGAAGAACACACTTTAAAGGATACTGGGATGTCAAGCAGTTTCGTTTCAGCAATCTTACTTAAGAGGGAAGACTATCAGAGAAATGGGAGTGACAGTTTTCTGCATGAAATAATCCTGCAACAAGGAAAAAACCAGAAGTTTTGCACTTTTCCTCTCCTCAGTTACTACTTGGCTGCAAAGGAACTCTTCATCAGAATGGACTGCTGAAAGGGCCTTTAACATGGTTCTGCAGATCTCTGGGAAAAGTTTGTGCCAGTATCTTCTGCTTCATATCTGGGGACAGAATGCAAAGTCTGAACACGGTAAGCACATCTAAGAACACTCTAATACAAGTAAAGCTCAagtaattttgaaggaaaataatttttctgccttATGTCTACAAGCAGTTACAGAGACATAGAGAAATGTGTTGAGGGTTTCAGTAATGCCAACCAGGACCTCAGCTAATATGAGATCTGCCACCTGACACATTCAAATCACGCAAGGAAGAAAGGCTGAATTCAGAATGGTCCCATCATGCAATGGTGTCCCTCAGTGTCTCCTCTTCTGGGtataagcaaaagaaaagtggaaaagatACCAAAGCTTTTTGAAATGGACAAATAGAAGgagaaacaccttttttcttttgcacgATTCatattttccttcctaaataGGAAGACATCCAGATCCTCTGAACATaagagtttgtttctttttggtcaCTACACATCAAAACGTTTCTAGTCAAAGCTCAAAGCTGTTTCTTTACACTTCTCTCAACAGCAAGACCTCATTCCTTTACTCTggctgctactttttttttttcttgcagaccTTCCACATGTCAGTTCTCCAGTGGCCTTTGATCTCACATACTCAGACAACTTAACAAGTGTTCCTATAAAAAGCTCACACACATGTAGCCTCGTTATGCAATCCTCCTCTCCTGACTAAGCACAGCACTATTTAAAAGCATCATACAAACTgtagaaactgagaaaaacaaagccCATATACACTCTCCAAACGATGTTTTCCATATGACTAAGTACTAACATGGGAAAGACTCTCCCAAAGGCATAAAATTCTACATACTCTTTTCCTACTGTAAATTCACATATTTGTGAGTCTCTCCTCAACTTTCTTTTTGATATTTGAAGAACATCCTATTAAAATGGGGTTTTAACACAGCAGCAGTATGTTGCTCAGGTCCTTCACAGCTTTATTCTCACACAGCGCTGGATCATTGCCTTTGTAACACTTCTGCTTTCTCTACAGAGTCGAATGGATACATACGTAGGACATACCCCCGCTGGAGTATCCGTACAGAACATTATTCACTGGCATCAGGTATAACCACACACTGACATATAAGCAGACTCTTACTACTGCTTTTCATGCAACCGACAGTCTCCAGGGAAGTCCAGAGGTGGTAGATCTGGGAAACTGCCCATCACATCTTCTCGCGTGCTGCCGTGAGCACCCGCCACAGAGGGATCTCTGTTCCCCGTGGCTCACCAGACCATTACCTGAATTGTCCCTTTGGTATCAGGCACTGAGACTTCCCCAGGGCGCATCAGGCCTCTCTGCACGTTGGGCTCTAATGGCTTTCCAGCCTTCATCTTTATTTATGAAGACACTCGCCTTGAGAGCTGCAGAAGCGAACTTGAGCGGCCAGGGGATGATCCAGACAAAGAATTGATCCAGGCTAAAGCTTTTCTCCCAGAGGGTTAATTGCAGCCTGCATCACCTCCCAGACCCAGTTAACCGCACAAACGCTTCTGCTGGGGGACTGCCTCTTCTGCTGGCATCTTACGCTGCTCTCAGACCTAAGTTGTTCTGCCTAGGTTCCAAACCAAACCAGGACAAGAGAGCGTTGTCTCAGAAATACATCACTGTATGTGCACAGAATTGTAGCCGCTTCTGGCAACACTTAAATAGACTTATGGTTCTGCACTCACCCCTGACGAAAATTCACAGGATACAGACCACCAGCACACAAAGGCAGAAAATAGAGAAATAGAGAGAAGCTAACAGATTTCTAGCATATCCTCAGTTActtaaaggtgaaaaaagaaatgcacatcCGTTTTCAGTAAGAcagattaattcatttttttttttccttttgacaaaGCACATTCACGAAGACAACAGTTCAGTGTTAAGCTAATCACACCCTGCCCCCAGTAGCCAAACTCTTGTAAGAAGTACAGAGCCTCTGGAAATGTCACCAGTGCTGTGAGCAGACCAAAGTGACACACAAAAGTCGAGGTGTGTCAGGAGGTACCATATGTTACACTAGACTAGTAATAGCCCTGACATACCTCCGTGTCACAAACAGGGATCCCAACTTTAGTTAACTAAAATAGTCAAGCAAAATTTTAATAACTTACCAAGGGTGGTGGCTGAGAATcaggagagaatgttagcaagaggaaaggagataAAGCCACTCACCCTACAATCCATCCTCAGTACCCCTGGAAGCCTGTCCACTGCCTGAGCCTTGGGTTCAGTCACAGGCAGGAAAATGCCTCCTGCACTCTGTTCTGTCTCCTAACACTTTCGTTTTATCTGTCCTTGTTACAATATTAATAGCTAACGCATTCAGGCCAATTTCAAGCTTATGACTACGGCGCtaaggaaaacatgaagaaatacaACCAGGTAAGGCAATACGGTTTCCCTGAGATCTCATCCTTGGGTCctggaaaaaataagaacagaaaaattcaaaGAGAGAGCTGCTTTCAGAGAGGCTACTGCTGTGGTGAACTAATGTATCCTgtacagaaaaaaggaaacagaaaaaacttGGTCACTAGGAGTTTGGTTACTGCCCAGTCAACACTCAGAAATGCTGCgctcctcctgcagcactggTAACTTGCCTGACAGTTTTTTGAGATTTGATCAGACCAGTTGACTTGTAGAGAGCTTTTCTGAGTCAGGGCAGGTTATTTCATATGTGGCACACTATTTTACAGGTGGAGGAAGATTCCAAAGATTTCTCAGACACCTTCCATCCACACATATGGTCTTTAAATACTGAAGTTTACATTTTTGAATGGGCAATATTCTATTCCCAATACTCTGGATGGTTAGGAAGTTGCCTTAAAAAAGCAGTCAATGAGAATAACAACAGAACAACCCTTAGATAACAGGGGtccatttaaaagcattttgtgcATGGTCTCTTACCACCCCACAGACAATAGGGAAGGCAAGTATGCTCGCGGGCTATTACTCCATCAGTAACAACACTGTGACCTACAGAGAGTGTCAAGTGAAGTCTGTGACAATACAACTAAAAGTCTTTCACTCCATGCCCCATAAAAGCATGAAGAGGACCCTACATAGGCCAAAAACAGGACACACATGAGCAACAACTCCGCAGTCTTTGCCTGATAAACACAGACACTGCGCTCTCCATATCCCCACCTCCAAAGGGCACGAGTAGGTGTCAAACTGCAGGACAACTCATAGCCAGGCACTAAGGAAAGACACGGGAATAGGACGGATCGTTTCCTTTCATGGTAGACAGGGAATGGGGATAGGGCAATAAACACTAAGAGGGTGGCCTTCATCCTTACTGTTTTACTGTAGAAcgtgcagaagggagagagagatgcttgCACAGAATCCTTTCTCTAAAGAACTTCTCATACAACAGCATTCACTCAGGTCTCCTCCCTTCCTTACAGTCTGCTCCTCCTGCGTACGAGATAGAGAAGATAAACATACCAATTGCTGTTTGGAGCGGTGGACTTGACAAATTTGCAGATCCAAAAGACATGGCAAAGCTACTTCCTCGGATTTCTAATCTCATTTACCATGAGCACATTCCTGCTTGGGGACATCTTGATTTCATCTGGGGCCTTGATGCAACTGAGAGAATGTATCGAAAAATCATTGAACTAATAGCAAAACACCTTTGAAGCTTCACACGGGGAATTCATTCATCCAGTAAAACCCCCAAAGATTTCTATTTAGCAGTTGAATATGGATATAGGCTTTGATGTAGGGGTTTACAAACCACCATCAATTGGTTTGcaaatttcttattttgctttccatggTGTCACATTATTTTGCCGACTGCAGTCTCACTGAAGAAGTTGAGGTATGTGGGGATGAccactgaaaatacaaatacattggAAGGAACACTTCAGGGATCACTTGGTTTGGAAAATTTTAGCTTTTATAGGACTGGTTTTGCTACAACTaagatttcattttctcttccctggcAGAACAATATCACATATTCCAGCTGAGGCAGAGTTGTTATtccacaaaaacccaaaaatggGAGATACTAATTTCTCTGTTGAAGCATTACTGatctttgtttaaattaaatcGTCTATCCTCTTGATAGAGTGTTTCACCTGTTTTCTTCTCACATTAACAACACCAGCAAGCCAAACCCAAAAGACTCACTTGTAAGACTACCATGGCATGTAAGCAGACAGTAGTTGGCTTTAATGGTCCAAATGCCAAGGAATCCAACATCAGGAAACCTATGTCAGAGAGAATTCACTTGATTGTTGGACAGATGCAGATAGTCACACTGACTAATGCTTTGTTAACCCTCTTACTACAAAGAGTACAATTGCCTTTACGTCCATAACCTGGAAACTAAGGATTGAGGGTGTGCAGACATAGCAGCAGCCTGCACAAAAAGGACAACAGCATTCATCTCAAGAAATATTCCTGGCATTGTCAGTAAAGAAGTTGTTTCCAGTTCTTCTTGCTTCTCAGTTCAGTGTTAGTGTGTCCCACTTGCTCACCTACAGGATTATTCCAGGAGGTGAAAAATCACATCAAAGGGTTCATCATTCCAGTCCAAGACACGGTAGCTTAGGCACTGTGGGTGTTTCTAGGTGGGGGCTTAAGCCCAGATTCCTCAATCGAGACATGTGGCAAACGAAACCCGTTTGATGGTAATCTGGGAGATAGATATCAATATATAAACAAAACATGTTTGCCTCATGCAATATAGAAAACACATGCTAAGGAGATGACACACCTTCTCTAGCAGCCTGTGGTATCACTGGGAACTGAGCTCACAGCTTCTGGAGACGTTCACAGTCCAAGACACAGAGATTGCACTTACACCACACTATTTATAACCCCCAGTTTCCTGACCACCCCAGAGAACTCAAAACAGACCTAGCCCACCTCCACAACATAGCAGGGCAGTCCTGGCACGGGCACATCAAACATTACACCCAATACAAACACAAGCTCTAGGTCTGAAGGGAGGGGGAGCAGGACCAAGAATTCCAGCTGAGGTAAAGAGGAATTGAGCACCTCATTGAAGTGTCTGGCAGCAAAGTCCTTCACCTCTGCTCTCATGCACACTTCTGCAGCACCACCCAACATTCAGTCGAGATGCACACAATAAACCTGACAGCATGACGCTGCACAAAACACACGAtggaagggagggaaaacaaagaaTCACAACACCAAACTCCTTCCCCTCACCAGTGGTGCCTTTTCCCTGCCACAGAGTCAGGGTTAACCATGAACTAACGCAGATTCTCCATGAACCAGAGCACATGGCTCTGCCCAGCTGAAGAAAGCAATGGGCAGACACTGGGGACTGCCCTTTCTGGGAGATGAATGAAAGCGGATCTACTAGTTCCTCAAAACCCGGTTGTGTGAATGCAGGTCTGAGATTAAGCTCACTCAGTTCGGAAGCAGCCACCAACGGGGACTCCAGGACATCAAATTCAAACTTCTCTAGAGGGCGTTCCTGTGCTGTACAATAAGAACCAGCCACAGCCACACCCTGAAAGAGGTTACAGGGAAGCACTCATGTCAGTGACCAACACTGTTTGGAAAAGAACACAACGTGCAGTGTCTTCCACACTAAACACCTAAACCTAGTGTTCAACCTAACATTACCTTTAACCTAACTGACTTTTCAGAGGATTGCCAAATTCTCTGATGGAAGACAAAAAATTTCCAAATGCTCATCAGGTAGCTTCTCAACTTCCTAGAGTTTCCTGCAAGCAAACGTTATCTTCTTATTGCCATCCATCAGGAATGCAGTCCCAGAATGGCCAGTGTCTGGACAACAGCAACACTCACCCCTCACCCCTTACACTCCCCCTCAGAAGTTAGCTACCCAGACAACACCCTTGCAGCATTGTAAGGGTTCCTTGCACCTCTGCTTCGGGATGGGATTAGCTCAACAGCTCCACTAAAGACAGAGAAACTCCTCCATGGCATAGACTAGAGCCTGTATTTTATAGCACTTTCAGCCAAACTCAGTGAACCACTGGTGTCGCATGAAAAATACAAGATAGCAAGGTAATTGAACAaacaggatttttgttttttgctCAAATCAGTCCCTCCTGTTACTAAAGCCAGGACCAAGGCCTGTTGCCCCAcgccacagccaccagcaccaaGTGTGGTACTTCAAGGCTGGGATGCCAAGCCACGTACAcaatgaaaggaaggaagggaaatgccCTTACTATGCCTGCGGGTGCAGGATGGGCTAAATACAAGTATCTTAGGCTGCATCTAGACTTCTGTGTCCAGATTTGGGTCCCAGGAAAGACATTGATATGACCAATATCTTCTGAGCAATTCAGCAGAAGGCCACCAAGAAGATCATCCAAACTTATCATGGAGCAACTGATAGATATTCCTAGCAAAGCTCTAGGCCAGCCCACAGCCCTGCACCGCACAGCCTCCTCAGAAACCCAGGCTGACAGCTTCTCTTCTTCCTGCAACCCCCAACCTCCTCTGCCTTAGGGGAGACGGccccctcctctccagccatCCCTCTTTCCCAGGCACCACAGCTCAGGTACTACTTTCCCGGGTACCacagtgttatggtttgagaaacccataacaatttattatcatttagacaattattctatcacccgatgacccctccccacccaggaaggggaatcggggaaaataaggaaacatgagggttgaaatataaatagatttaataggataagactaaataattaacaataatactaaagaaccactATTGATCCTGacactaatataaaatatacaagaattatactcaaacaattctatcagtaggaagctgtgcactcccaggagtgcacagcaaatgtcggacattGCAaacgctgcggcttcgggaggaagagaagggctcagcggcccag
The sequence above is a segment of the Larus michahellis chromosome 6, bLarMic1.1, whole genome shotgun sequence genome. Coding sequences within it:
- the LOC141745192 gene encoding lipase member M-like → MWCLLLLLCAQGIAFSVGFTTPPTLNSDNRKTHNPECFMNVTEIIRYHGYPSEEYEVTTQDGYILAVFRIPAGRNSQNTGKKPAVLLHHGTLGDSTHWISNLPNNSLGFILADAGYDVWMGNSRGDTWSLKHKTLNPSQKEFWQFSFDEMGKYDIPAELYFIMNKTGQRDVYYIGHSEASAAGFIAFSTYPELAQRVKVFFAVGPVTTITHATSPLVTFARLPGSLIRLLLGCKGTLHQNGLLKGPLTWFCRSLGKVCASIFCFISGDRMQSLNTSRMDTYVGHTPAGVSVQNIIHWHQLTHSGQFQAYDYGAKENMKKYNQSAPPAYEIEKINIPIAVWSGGLDKFADPKDMAKLLPRISNLIYHEHIPAWGHLDFIWGLDATERMYRKIIELIAKHL